One Plutella xylostella chromosome 31, ilPluXylo3.1, whole genome shotgun sequence genomic region harbors:
- the LOC105388078 gene encoding uncharacterized protein LOC105388078: protein MMFGRPRCREWTPLATQQLRLRSLIQIVGYNIRPPEQCSSPCSFYLTLHHTTMSAPFFTSEKISSPHPKWKEIDSEITQCMSSSNVVIRIWCHILQPSEVKDKPQDTIIETWGTYFSGLRYIGPNLALNFTSDCFKSNTLVFQMHGGYFCSYKSLKLDIIPPENELEHGSFSSNSSNETNKSNKITIESKFIQSQRMQSRSVSPSKYSRKDEYSKSQSPSDRGFQQMLPKMRSLNNLSATQNTRDRRKEDRECRTSDSSQIYVHSPDNLHVKEFTMTDKHCDRSKNSSKEDLSGSKVDLSETAENYDLRNESDWVPKYRYLAINFLKSEIRPAYNVTKLQKLHLLQYSIKKRQEAVQEIKERIYKKSALSNLDQLNEKCDRVKFKSKSQRNLFSLEDDEEDALSDKSASQTDLSKNGRIKAEEKVPVNNGPRLTLKLNDLLSFKSKPSPFQRSEHIRLTKQLEILRFKRIILADERDRKLANIRRLKEIYNKILEENQDVGTELMRDYHALSRQTELLRESRQSASALKGLAARSHAELLAKRSQLLEQLETWIFPIEQKTPSSDWTICSIPLPVSGDDSRTALRPHECTSLCLVSQAAAVAAGVLQQPLRYSTAPHRYIVDVSSAIIPLHVKGGDVTLFRYAMFLLNKCIAQLMFARGIPVTDMRPTLANLKRLLITPSDVSESAKLFGSHKHLDDDCCRTQSLRSLVASERGKQGRQFNRFKHGGDATSPQALSSLRKHSRSVGSYQDDNDLSVFAASSTSIMGSEPNIYNVKMTPPSSNHTPTTKQNSENELSGFGDKVIFTLGDDTDAESKLVRISSNNDDGDTKCLDDNVKIICSEIENYCTSLGDPKDIPIEEHIDIVKYMESRSNSLEENVKMCDACEENDTDLCEDEMCAKNAVEELIVIPSAEAVLSPEYALSEGDRGQN, encoded by the exons AAATAACCCAATGCATGTCATCATCAAATGTGGTCATTCGAATCTGGTGCCACATTCTGCAACCTTCAGAAGTGAAAGACAAACCCCAAGACACCATCATTGAGACATGGGGGACCTATTTCAGTGGTCTACGCTACATCGGTCCAAACCTAGCCCTGAATTTCACTTCAGACTGCTTTAAATCTAACACTTTGGTATTCCAAATGCACGGAGGCTATTTTTGTTCATACAAAAGTCTGAAACTAGATATCATTCCACCGGAGAACGAGCTGGAACACGGCTCGTTCTCATCAAACTCCTCAAATGAGACAAATAAATCTAACAAAATTACGATAGAGTCAAAGTTTATTCAGAGTCAACGGATGCAGTCTAGATCGGTATCACCTAGCAAGTATTCAAGGAAAGATGAGTATTCTAAAAGCCAAAGTCCGAGCGATAGAGGATTCCAACAAATGTTGCCCAAAATGAGATCCCTCAACAATTTGAGTGCCACTCAAAATACTCGAGACAGAAGAAAAGAGGACCGTGAATGTAGAACAAGCGATTCGAGCCAAATATACGTGCACTCACCTGATAATTTGCATGTCAAAGAATTCACGATGACTGATAAACACTGTGATAGATCGAAGAACTCGTCTAAAGAAGACCTGTCAGGGAGTAAAGTAGACTTGAGTGAGACAGCAGAGAACTACGATTTACGGAACGAATCCGATTGGGTTCCAAAATATCGGTATTTAGCTATAAACTTCTTGAAGTCAGAAATACGGCCAGCTTACAACGTAACTAAGCTGCAAAAGCTGCATTTACTCCAATACTCGATAAAGAAAAGACAGGAAGCGGTGCAAGAGATAAAAGAGAGAATTTACAAAAAGTCTGCGTTGTCCAACCTTGATCAGTTGAACGAAAAATGTGATAGAGTGAAGTTTAAAAGTAAATCGCAAAGGAATTTGTTCTCGCTAGAAGATGATGAGGAAGATGCTTTAAGTGATAAGTCTGCCTCTCAAACGGATCTGAGCAAGAATGGAAGGATAAAAGCTGAAGAGAAAGTACCTGTAAATAATGGACCTAGACTTACGTTGAAATTGAATGATCTCCTATCTTTTAAG TCAAAACCGTCGCCGTTCCAACGGTCCGAACACATAAGGTTGACGAAACAGCTGGAAATACTCAGGTTCAAGAGGATAATTCTAGCGGACGAGAGAGATAGAAAGCTGGCGAACATAAGAAGACTGAAAGAGATATACAATAAGATTTTAGAAGAGAATCAGGATGTTG GCACGGAGTTAATGCGCGACTACCACGCCCTCTCGCGCCAGACTGAGTTACTACGTGAGTCTAGGCAGTCCGCGTCAGCACTGAAGGGTCTAGCGGCTAGATCTCACGCTGAGCTGTTGGCTAAACGGTCTCAGCTTTTGGAGCAATTGGAGACGTGGATTTTTCCTATTGAACAG AAAACCCCGTCATCCGACTGGACAATCTGCTCCATACCTCTTCCTGTCAGCGGGGACGACTCACGAACTGCACTAAGACCCCACGAGTGTACCTCGCTGTGCCTGGTGTCGCAGGCGGCGGCCGTGGCGGCGGGTGTACTGCAGCAGCCGCTGAGATACAGTACCGCGCCGCATCGGTATATTGTGGACGTCAGTTCCGCCAT AATACCCCTACACGTGAAGGGAGGCGACGTGACCCTATTCCGCTACGCAATGTTTCTGCTGAACAAGTGCATAGCTCAACTGATGTTCGCTAGAGGAATACCAGTGACGGACATGCGGCCTACACTGGCCAATCTGAAGAGGCTGTTGATCACGCCGAGCgatgt TTCCGAAAGCGCAAAGCTGTTCGGCTCACACAAGCACCTAGACGACGACTGCTGCAGGACGCAGAGTCTGCGCAGCCTCGTCGCGTCAGAGAGGGGCAAGCAGGGCCGGCAGTTCAACCGGTTCAAG CACGGAGGCGATGCCACGTCTCCACAGGCGCTCTCATCTCTTCGGAAGCATTCTAGAAGTGTCGGCAGTTATCAAGACGATAAT GATTTATCAGTGTTCGCCGCCTCTTCAACATCGATAATGGGCAGTGAACCCAACATTTACAACGTCAAAATGACACCTCCTAGCTCAAACCACACGCCTACAACGAAACAAAACTCCGAAAACGAACTCTCGGGCTTCGGTGATAAAGTCATTTTCACTTTGGGCGACGACACAGATGCTGAAAGCAAACTTGTCAGGATATCGTCCAATAATGATGATGGGGATACGAAATGTCTTGATGACAATGTCAAAATTATATGCTCAGAGATAGAAAACTATTGTACCAGTTTGGGAGATCCTAAAGATATTCCTATAGAAGAGCATATAGATATAGTGAAATATATGGAGAGTAGGAGCAATAGTTTGGaagaaaatgttaaaatgTGTGATGCGTGTGAGGAGAATGATACAGATTTGTGTGAGGATGAGATGTGTGCCAAAAATGCTGTAGAGGAATTGATCGTTATACCGAGTGCAGAGGCGGTGTTAAGTCCGGAATATGCTTTAAGTGAAGGTGATAGGGGTCAGAATTGA